A region of Salvia splendens isolate huo1 chromosome 17, SspV2, whole genome shotgun sequence DNA encodes the following proteins:
- the LOC121775012 gene encoding glutaredoxin-like: MSSVLVMKICWARLSVLIDNLVLVSNFNDLSTIFGSKSCFRSTFNEYCITDTRNADDGSEMQSGLAEWTGQRSVPNVFIGGKHIGGCDATTALHSAGKLVPLLTEAGAVAKADTSGGAKASI, encoded by the exons ATGAGCTCAGTTCTGGTTATGAAGATCTGTTGGGCTCGGTTATCAGTTCTAATCGATAACCTTGTTCTTGTTTCCAATTTCAATGATTTGTCTACTATATTTGGCTCCAAATCATGTTTCCGTTCCACTTTCAATGAATACTGCATTACTGACACACGGAATGCAGATGATGGAAGTGAAATGCAATCCGGTCTGGCTGAATGGACCGGGCAGCGCTCCGTCCCGAATGTGTTCATTGGTGGCAAACACATAGGCGGCTGTGATG CAACCACCGCGCTGCATAGTGCTGGAAAGCTTGTTCCGTTACTGACTGAAGCCGGAGCAGTTGCCAAAGCTGATACCTCAGGAGGTGCCAAAGCTTCTATCTAG
- the LOC121775010 gene encoding isocitrate dehydrogenase [NADP]-like: MLRLLHLLRPTAMSIAAASIAPLPSLSIRNSRLPIRHNPVLMSRYFVAASPLSSSFPNASVRCFSAAADKVRVQNPVVEMDGDEMTRVIWTMIKDKLIFPHLELDIKYFDLGILNRDATDDKVTVESAEAALEYNVAIKCATITPDEGRVKEYGLKNMWRSPNGTIRNILNGTVFREPILCQNIPRIVPGWKKPICIGRHAFGDQYRATDTIIKGPGKLKMVFEPENGDESVELDVHSFKSPGVALAMYNVDESIRAFAESSMAMAFGKRWPLYLSTKNTILKKYDGRFKDIFEEVYEENWTKKFEEHSIWYEHRLIDDMVAYAMKSEGGYVWACKNYDGDVQSDLLAQGFGSLGLMTSVLLSGDGKTLEAEAAHGTVTRHFRLHQKGQETSTNSIASIFAWTRGLEHRAKLDGNEKLLVFTHKLEEACIETVESGKMTKDLALLIHGSKVSREFYLSTEEFIDAVAQNLKSKLYPQVTV, from the exons ATGCTCCGCCTCCTCCACCTTCTCCGGCCGACAGCCATGTCCATCGCCGCCGCTTCAATAGCTCCACTGCCATCTCTCTCAATCAGGAATTCTAGATTACCAATCCGCCACAATCCAGTGCTCATGAGTCGCTATTTTGTCGCTGCCAGTCCTCTCTCTTCCAGCTTCCCCAATGCCTCCGTTCGCTgcttctccgccgccgccgataAAGTTCGAGTACAGAATCCTGTTGTCGAAATGGAcg GTGATGAGATGACGCGAGTGATATGGACAATGATTAAGGACAAG TTGATATTCCCGCACTTGGAATTGGATATAAAGTACTTCGATTTGGGGATATTGAATCGTGATGCTACTGATGATAAGGTTACAGTTGAGAGTGCAGAAGCTGCACTTGA GTACAATGTTGCTATAAAATGCGCTACAATCACTCCAG ATGAGGGCAGAGTCAAGGAATACGGGCTAAAAAATATGTGGAGAAGCCCCAATGGCACCATCAGAAACATATTAAATG GGACTGTTTTCCGTGAGCCTATTCTGTGCCAAAATATTCCCAGAATTGTCCCTG GCTGGAAGAAACCCATTTGCATTGGCAGGCATGCCTTTGGTGATCAATATCGTGCTACTGACACAATTATAAAAGGACCTGGAAAACTGAAAATGGTTTTTG AGCCTGAAAATGGGGATGAATCTGTTGAACTGGATGTGCACAGTTTTAAAAGTCCAGGAGTTGCCCTTGCCATGTACAATGTCGATGAG TCTATTAGAGCATTTGCGGAATCATCCATGGCAATGGCATTTGGAAAAAGATGGCCTCTCTACCTGAGCACGAAGAATACCATCCTAAAGAAGTATGATGGCAG GTTCAAGGATATATTTGAGGAGGTATACGAAGAGAATTGGACGAAAAAATTTGAAGAACATTCAATATG GTATGAGCATCGATTGATTGATGACATGGTGGCTTATGCGATGAAGAGTGAAGGAGGATATGTTTGGGCTTGTAAAAACTATGATGGAGATGTACAAAGTGATTTACTCGCTCAAG GATTTGGTTCTCTTGGGCTCATGACTTCTGTTTTG TTGTCTGGTGATGGAAAAACATTAGAAGCAGAGGCTGCTCATGGGACTGTAACCCGTCATTTTAGACTGCATCAGAAGGGACAAGAAACCAGCACCAACAGTATTGCCTCAATATTTGCATGGACGCGAGGATTAGAACACAG AGCCAAGCTTGATGGAAATGAAAAGCTGCTAGTGTTCACCCACAAGCTAGAAGAAGCGTGCATTGAGACTGTGGAATCTGGAAAGATGACTAAAGATCTCGCTCTTTTAATCCACGGGTCAAA GGTATCGAGGGAGTTTTACTTGAGCACTGAAGAATTTATAGATGCTGTTGCACAAAATCTCAAGTCGAAGCTTTATCCCCAGGTAACTGTGTAG